In Dyadobacter sp. NIV53, a single window of DNA contains:
- a CDS encoding alkene reductase has product MKLLEKIQLGDLALKNKMVMSAMTRSRADQNGIVGDMTIQYYTQRVSAGLLFSEAIRISEDATGSPLTPGIYSNDQIEAWKKVTKSVHDHGGLIIAQLWHTGRVGHSIDRNGKLPLAPSALPIQGMQHFTSQGMKDYETPREITIDQIKQTVRDYGQAARNAIEAGFDGVELHAANGYLPSQFLAESANQRTDEYGGSIPNKARFVLEVMQEIVGAVGGDKVGIKISPFHPYGHMILDDPASTYTYLIEELNKLDFAFVELMRRSPYFPSPAHYPADDEIELFGSMIQQSVIANAGYDKLSAEAELEKGIAGLVSFGTLFLANPDLPERFEKSAALNEPDRAKMFGGGAKGYINYPFLTFNEKVNG; this is encoded by the coding sequence ATGAAATTATTAGAAAAAATACAGTTAGGAGATCTAGCTTTAAAGAACAAAATGGTGATGTCTGCGATGACCAGAAGCCGCGCAGATCAGAACGGGATTGTAGGTGATATGACAATTCAATATTACACGCAAAGAGTGAGTGCGGGTCTGCTATTTAGCGAAGCCATCCGAATAAGTGAAGATGCAACCGGCAGCCCGCTAACGCCCGGTATTTACAGCAATGATCAGATCGAGGCCTGGAAAAAAGTCACAAAATCTGTACATGATCATGGAGGGCTAATCATCGCCCAGCTCTGGCACACAGGCCGCGTCGGGCACTCGATCGATCGAAATGGCAAACTACCACTTGCGCCATCGGCACTGCCGATACAAGGCATGCAACATTTCACTTCACAGGGTATGAAGGATTATGAAACACCCCGGGAAATTACCATTGACCAAATCAAACAAACGGTCAGGGATTATGGCCAGGCCGCCAGGAATGCAATTGAAGCCGGTTTTGATGGGGTAGAACTTCATGCTGCAAATGGTTACCTGCCAAGCCAGTTTCTGGCCGAAAGTGCAAACCAGAGAACAGATGAATACGGTGGAAGCATTCCCAACAAAGCTCGTTTTGTGCTGGAAGTCATGCAGGAAATAGTAGGGGCAGTTGGTGGTGATAAGGTAGGGATTAAAATTTCGCCCTTTCATCCCTATGGCCATATGATTTTGGATGATCCTGCCAGCACATACACTTATCTGATTGAAGAGCTAAACAAACTGGATTTTGCCTTTGTAGAACTGATGAGGCGCAGTCCATACTTTCCTTCGCCTGCTCACTATCCGGCGGATGATGAAATCGAACTGTTTGGCAGCATGATACAGCAATCGGTTATTGCCAATGCAGGTTATGACAAACTTTCCGCCGAAGCAGAACTTGAAAAAGGCATCGCCGGACTCGTCTCATTCGGTACACTTTTCCTGGCAAATCCTGACTTGCCAGAACGATTTGAAAAAAGTGCAGCGCTCAACGAACCAGACAGGGCAAAGATGTTTGGCGGTGGCGCGAAAGGGTATATAAACTATCCGTTTTTGACTTTTAATGAAAAAGTTAACGGTTAA
- a CDS encoding NAD(P)H-binding protein, whose translation MKTKVVVLGATGTVGSKISEILLNQGNQVTLIARHTEKLEKFRSLGAEIIAGDITDVQTLTAAFKNADSAFVLLPDNVKAENTRAYQRQVTSGLIEAIENSGIKHIVNMSSLGSHMHEGNGMMAGTGEQEVRLNQLKDVNVVHIRSAYFMENFLRTIGVVKKMGFNGTAADGDHAIPMVATEDVAKIAAVHLANLDFNDKSVHAVMGPKDYTYRQFTTIIGKAIGNPELAYVQLPVEQVKQAFLGNGFSEDFADNLIEMGTAIKTGFMNYQKRDDSTTTPKTAKAFVEEVYLPLFNK comes from the coding sequence ATGAAAACGAAAGTAGTTGTATTGGGGGCCACAGGAACAGTGGGCAGCAAGATTTCAGAAATCCTTTTAAACCAGGGGAATCAGGTGACGTTAATCGCACGCCATACCGAAAAATTAGAAAAATTCCGCAGTCTGGGAGCTGAGATTATTGCAGGGGATATCACCGATGTTCAGACGCTGACCGCTGCCTTTAAAAATGCCGATAGTGCTTTTGTGCTGTTGCCCGACAATGTTAAGGCTGAGAATACAAGAGCCTACCAGAGACAGGTTACAAGCGGTTTAATTGAGGCCATCGAAAATTCTGGCATCAAACACATCGTCAATATGAGCAGTCTTGGATCTCACATGCACGAAGGAAATGGTATGATGGCCGGGACTGGTGAACAAGAGGTGAGGTTAAACCAGTTGAAGGATGTAAATGTAGTGCACATCCGCTCTGCCTATTTTATGGAAAACTTTTTAAGAACAATAGGTGTCGTTAAAAAAATGGGATTCAACGGCACAGCAGCAGATGGAGACCATGCCATACCGATGGTCGCCACAGAAGATGTTGCAAAAATCGCGGCCGTGCATTTGGCAAACCTTGACTTCAACGATAAAAGTGTCCATGCCGTGATGGGACCAAAAGACTATACTTACCGGCAGTTTACCACTATTATTGGTAAGGCCATTGGTAATCCGGAACTGGCGTATGTGCAGCTGCCGGTAGAGCAGGTAAAACAAGCATTTTTAGGCAACGGATTTTCAGAAGATTTTGCCGATAACCTGATCGAAATGGGAACAGCCATTAAAACCGGGTTTATGAATTATCAAAAACGAGATGATTCGACTACCACGCCCAAAACAGCAAAAGCATTTGTGGAAGAGGTTTATTTGCCACTCTTTAACAAGTAA
- a CDS encoding AraC family transcriptional regulator, protein MKKHSNNPFILALKAHNLTVEIHHHSAYQIVLSNDAPFNSTIRGTLYERIHGFLIKPHVPHFCEAEKGTLNVLNIEPYSNVGLELAGRFNENQDYIVFDSPAETNSFFQTPEDSLDVSKVIDTIVSKLPSIDYDERVTRIVEYIKANYSEQNITPQTFADIVFLSPSRLASLFKKQTGSSLSKYLLWTRLRQAIYITLSDKDRSLTDIAYDTGFYDLPQLNKYMYEMFGMPPKALKHNSDLIEIY, encoded by the coding sequence ATGAAAAAACACAGCAATAACCCGTTTATTCTTGCTCTTAAAGCCCATAATCTCACTGTTGAGATTCATCACCATTCCGCATATCAAATCGTCTTATCAAATGATGCTCCTTTTAATTCAACGATCAGAGGAACACTTTACGAGCGCATCCATGGTTTTCTGATAAAACCGCATGTTCCCCATTTTTGCGAGGCCGAAAAAGGAACCTTGAATGTACTGAATATAGAGCCTTACTCGAATGTTGGTTTGGAATTGGCAGGCAGGTTCAACGAAAATCAAGACTATATCGTTTTTGACTCGCCTGCTGAAACAAATTCATTTTTTCAGACACCGGAAGACAGTTTGGATGTGAGCAAGGTAATTGATACTATAGTATCTAAATTACCTTCCATTGATTATGATGAAAGGGTTACAAGAATCGTCGAATACATCAAGGCCAACTATTCTGAGCAGAACATCACCCCGCAAACATTTGCCGATATTGTCTTTCTTTCTCCGTCGCGACTGGCCTCACTTTTCAAGAAACAGACCGGAAGCAGCTTATCCAAATATCTGCTGTGGACACGTTTGCGCCAGGCCATCTATATTACACTTTCTGACAAGGACAGAAGCCTTACTGACATTGCCTACGACACGGGCTTTTACGATCTTCCCCAACTTAATAAATATATGTACGAAATGTTTGGAATGCCGCCTAAGGCCTTAAAGCACAATAGTGATCTGATTGAGATCTATTGA
- a CDS encoding S8 family serine peptidase, which translates to MKALNISKGILIASLCTFIACHKQQEPAPEAVVPEDCLVSASSRNGEIIDGEYILTYKEVQSLSGANARVASVTASLFSKYQIQQSAMHATFAGARKGVIAHLSKQQLANLESDESIESIEPDRILSMCTCLEVTEPLSVTWSIRKTGYGNGTNFTEKTAWIVDTGIDLDHPDLSIDTVRSRSFITGSTTADDENGHGTHVAGIIGALNNRVGLLGIASGVRIVSLKVLNQVGEGRLSSTVAAIAYINTNGRVGDVVNMSLGGEGTSVALEREIQAAAQKGILFSIAAGNEGKPARDFSPGRINHPNIFTVSAVDSAGTFASFSNYGNDVVDVAAYGVRIASTYRNGRYAVLSGTSMAAPHVAGLLLIRGRNIPTRGFALNDPDGQPDPIARQ; encoded by the coding sequence ATGAAAGCGCTAAACATATCAAAAGGGATACTAATAGCTTCATTGTGCACTTTTATAGCCTGTCATAAACAGCAGGAGCCAGCTCCGGAAGCGGTAGTACCAGAAGATTGCCTGGTAAGTGCCTCTTCGAGAAATGGTGAAATTATTGACGGCGAGTATATTTTAACTTACAAAGAGGTACAGAGTTTGTCAGGAGCAAATGCACGTGTCGCTTCGGTCACTGCCAGCTTATTTTCAAAGTATCAGATTCAACAATCTGCCATGCATGCTACTTTTGCAGGTGCCCGGAAAGGTGTTATAGCTCACTTGAGCAAACAGCAGCTTGCAAATTTGGAAAGCGATGAATCTATCGAGTCCATTGAACCTGACCGCATCTTATCCATGTGCACTTGCCTGGAAGTGACAGAGCCGCTTAGTGTAACGTGGAGTATTCGCAAAACAGGTTATGGGAACGGTACGAATTTTACTGAAAAAACTGCTTGGATCGTTGATACCGGGATAGATTTAGACCATCCCGATTTAAGTATAGATACAGTGAGAAGCCGCTCATTCATTACGGGATCCACTACTGCGGATGATGAAAATGGACATGGTACCCATGTTGCTGGGATCATTGGCGCACTTAATAACCGGGTGGGCTTATTAGGGATTGCTTCCGGAGTAAGAATTGTTTCCCTAAAAGTTTTGAACCAGGTAGGAGAAGGACGGCTGTCGAGTACTGTCGCTGCCATTGCCTATATCAACACCAACGGCCGTGTAGGGGATGTGGTGAATATGAGTTTAGGCGGAGAGGGCACATCTGTTGCACTTGAACGGGAAATTCAAGCTGCTGCTCAGAAAGGGATTTTATTTTCCATTGCGGCCGGCAATGAAGGAAAGCCGGCAAGAGATTTCTCTCCCGGCAGGATTAATCATCCCAATATATTTACTGTTTCTGCCGTAGATAGTGCGGGCACTTTTGCCAGCTTCTCTAACTATGGTAATGATGTTGTGGACGTAGCGGCTTATGGAGTCCGAATAGCTTCTACTTACAGAAATGGGAGGTATGCTGTTCTTTCCGGAACTTCTATGGCTGCACCACATGTAGCTGGTTTGTTACTGATCCGGGGCAGAAACATTCCAACAAGAGGTTTTGCGCTCAATGATCCTGACGGACAACCAGATCCGATTGCAAGGCAATAA
- a CDS encoding TetR/AcrR family transcriptional regulator, with protein MNKRLQIIQAGIKLFVENDIQATPMSAIAKEAGTGMGTIYNYFATKEELINEIYLFIKQQQLHHASLANQQDSVKLHFLQFSETFITFLLANPSYFYFIDQIKNSPILTSETRSQGSQVYQPFLEILSKGQQQGIIKNIDIEEIMHFLEGGLMGFMRWAISKGKSADKSIVVNHIQLAWDAVKS; from the coding sequence ATGAATAAGAGGTTACAAATCATACAGGCCGGAATAAAGCTGTTTGTCGAGAACGACATTCAGGCAACGCCCATGTCGGCGATTGCAAAAGAAGCCGGAACTGGAATGGGAACGATCTATAATTACTTTGCAACAAAGGAAGAGCTGATCAATGAAATTTATCTTTTTATAAAACAGCAACAACTTCACCATGCTTCACTGGCCAATCAGCAGGATAGTGTAAAACTGCATTTTTTGCAGTTTTCAGAAACCTTCATCACTTTCTTACTTGCAAACCCCTCCTACTTTTATTTTATCGACCAAATAAAAAATTCTCCCATCCTGACCAGCGAAACTAGGTCACAGGGTTCACAAGTTTACCAGCCTTTTCTTGAAATCTTGTCGAAAGGACAGCAGCAAGGGATCATTAAAAACATTGACATCGAAGAAATCATGCACTTTTTAGAAGGTGGACTGATGGGATTTATGCGCTGGGCGATTTCCAAAGGAAAAAGTGCAGACAAATCCATTGTGGTCAACCATATTCAACTCGCCTGGGATGCTGTAAAAAGCTAA
- a CDS encoding NADP-dependent oxidoreductase has protein sequence MKAIVYQEFGTAGVLQTVEQSKPTIKADQVLIKVKAFSINPMDWKIRKGEMTLMSCSNFPKHTGTDFAGIVEEIGASVSGLEIGDEVFGVVKNMMKEGVSSEYIAVTSSLVWKKPVDISFAQAASIPVVGTAAVTALEKMGDINSQTNILVNGATGGFGMFLLQLLKQKGASVTAVTSSKGAEFARKWGANSVIDYAREDVLGRKATYDIVIDLSGKMGYKNAKQIMKSKALFLNPTPRPIEIPLSFIKNLFTSKKHIIVLASPSTKYTDILLGAVKNGLNIEVNKVFSFADYKEAYQYAERGGYIGKVVVEVN, from the coding sequence ATGAAAGCCATCGTATATCAAGAGTTTGGAACCGCAGGCGTGCTGCAAACCGTAGAACAGTCAAAACCAACGATCAAAGCAGATCAGGTTCTGATTAAAGTAAAAGCGTTTTCCATCAACCCCATGGATTGGAAAATCAGAAAAGGGGAAATGACATTGATGTCGTGTTCGAATTTTCCAAAGCATACCGGTACTGATTTCGCCGGCATCGTTGAAGAGATCGGGGCTTCGGTAAGTGGCCTTGAAATAGGCGACGAAGTTTTTGGCGTGGTAAAAAATATGATGAAAGAGGGCGTTTCATCGGAGTATATTGCTGTAACCTCTTCCCTGGTCTGGAAAAAACCTGTTGATATCAGCTTTGCCCAGGCAGCTTCTATTCCGGTAGTGGGTACGGCAGCAGTTACCGCGTTGGAGAAAATGGGTGATATCAATTCGCAAACCAACATATTGGTCAATGGAGCGACCGGTGGTTTTGGTATGTTTCTGCTTCAATTGTTAAAACAGAAAGGCGCCAGTGTAACAGCTGTAACAAGCAGCAAAGGAGCAGAATTTGCAAGGAAATGGGGAGCAAATTCAGTAATAGACTATGCAAGGGAAGATGTGCTTGGGCGTAAAGCGACCTATGATATCGTCATTGATCTGTCAGGCAAAATGGGATATAAAAATGCCAAACAAATTATGAAGTCAAAAGCGCTGTTTCTAAACCCGACGCCCCGGCCAATCGAAATCCCACTGTCGTTTATCAAAAACCTTTTTACATCCAAAAAGCATATTATAGTGCTTGCCAGCCCTTCCACTAAGTACACGGATATTTTGCTGGGTGCAGTGAAAAATGGGTTGAATATTGAAGTCAACAAAGTATTCTCGTTCGCTGACTACAAAGAAGCGTATCAATATGCTGAGCGGGGTGGCTACATTGGGAAAGTTGTCGTAGAAGTCAACTAG
- a CDS encoding SDR family oxidoreductase has protein sequence MKTILITGASTGIGKATALYFADKGWNVIATMRNLVPDSALAGKTNITCLQLDVTDNVSIESAVQKAISKFGKIDVLFNNAGYALAGAFEAVTESQIRKQFETNVFGVMNVTRAILPNFRSNHAGIILNTTSSGGIITFPLYSAYNSSKWAIEGFMESLQFELRQFGIVIKNIEPAGVKSEFVGNIEFISNPVYDNYSNSAQQGTLDGYKNAPTADVVAKVAYKAATDGKKKLRYAGTPQAGFIFFIRWLLPLKWFTSIIANQIEK, from the coding sequence ATGAAAACAATACTAATTACCGGAGCATCGACCGGTATCGGAAAGGCCACAGCTCTATACTTTGCAGATAAAGGATGGAATGTTATAGCGACAATGCGAAACCTAGTGCCAGATTCTGCCCTTGCAGGAAAGACTAACATTACTTGTCTTCAATTGGATGTAACAGATAATGTCAGCATTGAAAGTGCTGTACAAAAAGCCATAAGCAAATTTGGTAAGATTGACGTGCTTTTCAACAATGCAGGTTATGCATTGGCAGGAGCATTTGAAGCCGTTACTGAAAGTCAAATCAGAAAACAATTCGAAACCAATGTTTTTGGCGTCATGAATGTAACAAGAGCTATTTTACCTAATTTCAGAAGTAATCATGCCGGTATCATTCTCAATACTACGTCATCCGGCGGCATCATCACTTTCCCTCTTTACTCTGCTTATAACAGCAGTAAATGGGCCATAGAAGGATTTATGGAATCACTCCAATTTGAGTTAAGGCAGTTTGGCATCGTCATCAAGAACATTGAGCCCGCAGGTGTAAAGAGCGAATTTGTTGGAAACATTGAGTTTATCAGTAACCCCGTATATGACAATTACTCCAACAGCGCACAGCAAGGGACATTGGACGGATACAAAAATGCTCCAACGGCGGATGTTGTTGCAAAGGTTGCCTATAAAGCAGCAACCGATGGAAAGAAAAAATTACGTTATGCCGGTACACCGCAGGCTGGCTTCATCTTCTTTATAAGATGGCTTTTACCACTAAAATGGTTCACTAGCATCATCGCAAACCAAATAGAAAAGTAA